Proteins from one Candidatus Eisenbacteria bacterium genomic window:
- a CDS encoding lamin tail domain-containing protein, whose amino-acid sequence MDPSSMLARGVACRFSLRRAMLGLHICLALLALAWKPATPAIVINEILYDPAGSDSGREFVELANTGPFAASLEDLALEAGNGGRANDWKVIWRGGADRWIRPGGLYRIGLDGPGDGEPAEFNIQNGPDALRLVKQGFVLDLVGWGDHLHAEYYEAHPTPLARSGRSLARAVDGVDTDDNLVDFAVAQPTPGRPNRPLDDWAVRFSTPSPELPRPGDRITVALLLDNRGVETRTPPLTEVIEGRRSILVGWTSVVEPGSSAEETLLLDAPADTGRATWLARILQRDQVPENDSDSLRLRVGHGPVRIVEILASPLVGQPEWIELRADGPAGRLIAGLVLDAHGRRIELAPRRIDAETRIGLVVEDSAAMRTQFPNLSPSTIWSHKGAWPRLRNGGRGGGISDSLRLIGSDGLVCEIALPGPAPGRGVSLERLAADLPEGPGCWVPCGEPGGSTPGRDSEASASRLAGEAFAVRPRAVRPGESVCTFEGSVGSRPGEVRLDLFDLSGRPIRCLLRDLWAAGQVVATWNGKDEMDRAVAPGLYVAVLEIARGSGDVERHRVAVAVAP is encoded by the coding sequence ATGGATCCCTCTTCGATGCTCGCCCGCGGGGTCGCCTGCCGGTTCTCCCTGCGGCGGGCGATGCTCGGCCTTCACATATGCCTTGCACTTCTCGCTCTCGCTTGGAAGCCCGCGACCCCCGCGATCGTCATCAACGAGATCCTCTACGACCCCGCAGGGTCGGACAGCGGGCGCGAATTCGTCGAGCTCGCGAACACCGGCCCCTTCGCCGCGTCGCTCGAGGACCTCGCTCTCGAAGCGGGCAACGGCGGCCGCGCGAATGACTGGAAGGTGATCTGGAGGGGCGGGGCTGATCGATGGATCCGGCCGGGGGGGCTCTATCGGATCGGTCTCGATGGGCCGGGGGACGGAGAGCCCGCTGAATTCAACATCCAGAACGGACCCGACGCGCTTCGGCTCGTGAAGCAGGGTTTCGTCCTGGATCTCGTGGGGTGGGGGGACCACCTTCACGCGGAGTACTACGAGGCGCATCCGACGCCGCTCGCGCGATCCGGGCGCTCCCTGGCGCGGGCGGTCGATGGTGTCGACACCGACGACAACCTCGTCGACTTCGCCGTCGCGCAGCCGACGCCCGGGCGGCCGAACCGTCCGCTCGATGACTGGGCCGTCCGTTTCTCGACGCCGAGCCCCGAGCTTCCGCGTCCGGGGGATCGGATCACCGTCGCTCTTCTGCTGGACAATCGAGGTGTCGAGACGCGGACTCCTCCTCTCACGGAAGTGATCGAAGGCAGGCGCTCGATTCTTGTCGGTTGGACCTCGGTCGTGGAGCCGGGTAGCTCGGCCGAGGAGACGCTTCTGCTGGACGCGCCGGCGGACACGGGCCGCGCGACCTGGCTCGCCCGCATTCTCCAGCGCGATCAGGTTCCCGAGAACGACTCCGACTCGCTCCGTCTCCGTGTCGGCCATGGCCCGGTCCGCATCGTCGAGATCCTCGCCTCTCCCCTGGTCGGCCAGCCGGAGTGGATCGAGCTTCGCGCGGACGGCCCCGCCGGACGTCTCATCGCCGGCCTCGTTCTCGATGCTCATGGCCGGCGCATCGAGCTTGCGCCGCGGCGGATCGACGCGGAGACCCGCATCGGGTTGGTCGTCGAGGATTCGGCGGCGATGCGCACGCAGTTCCCGAACCTCTCCCCCTCCACGATCTGGAGTCACAAGGGCGCCTGGCCCCGATTGCGCAATGGCGGGCGGGGGGGCGGAATCTCCGATTCGCTCAGACTGATCGGCTCCGACGGCCTTGTCTGCGAGATCGCGTTGCCCGGCCCTGCCCCGGGGCGCGGCGTCTCTCTCGAGCGCCTGGCGGCGGACCTGCCGGAGGGGCCCGGTTGTTGGGTTCCTTGCGGAGAGCCAGGCGGATCGACCCCGGGCCGGGATTCCGAGGCCTCCGCCTCGCGCCTCGCCGGGGAGGCCTTCGCGGTCCGCCCCCGCGCCGTCCGCCCGGGAGAATCCGTCTGCACCTTCGAGGGGAGCGTCGGCTCGCGACCGGGCGAGGTGAGGCTCGACCTGTTCGATCTGAGCGGTCGCCCCATCCGCTGCCTCTTGCGGGATCTCTGGGCTGCGGGACAGGTCGTCGCGACCTGGAACGGCAAGGACGAGATGGATCGCGCTGTCGCGCCCGGACTCTATGTGGCCGTCCTCGAGATCGCGCGCGGGTCCGGGGACGTCGAGCGCCATCGCGTCGCGGTGGCCGTGGCGCCGTGA